The nucleotide sequence GCTGCTGCTTCTAAGGTTTATGAGTTGCCAATAGgacggtgtcatctgcaaaagttgCTATCATGTCGATACTTGCAGGCAAGGGAATGTCAGCTGTGTACAGCACATATAGTACAGGCCCTAGTCACTGCCCTGAGGTACACCGGCTTCCATGAGTTAAATGTTCAAGTATTTATCTCTTTATTTCACATAAAAGTATCTggttctgcattggccaagatgtaagttccggtgcttccccaccctccctacagcctagcggaggcgtttcgactccatcgaggcgatcaaaaatactgtgacagccgaatagaacgcgattccggcggatgagtttaaaaaatgtttcctgcagttgaaggaccgctaccagcggtgtattgacgctcaagggtcctattttgatgAATactagttgtataagccaaaaggtttaataaaactgcttaaaaaaataaggctcattacttttcaatcaaacccttgTGCCACACGCTGTCGAAAGCTTTCGCTACATCAAGACACACAGCAACGCAtgcatttcttttataaatttctgaCAATATTTTATGTGTTACTCTATGTACCTGTGCTTTTGTTGAATGCTTTCtacgaaatccaaattggtgtgaaGGAAATAAGTTTCGCGCCTGTAGTATGAGGTCAAGGCGGCCAAGTATAAGCTTCTCAGAAAGTTTGGATAATGATGGTAATAAACTCTGTCTGTGGAAAATGCTTCATTCGTAATgctgagttaaatatatttcttaagtagAGAGTGGCTTTGTCAGGTAACTCCTTTAGAATCCTTCCTGTGATTCCGTCATATTCTGGGGATTTATTTacgtaaatttttgtaaaaaattaagaaagtgatatatgaaaaaaaaaatcaacacagtcttcGCACAACCATGGTGAAAAGACTTTTaaaggtgtactacctagcagagcGTTATTCGGCTcttagcgaatttgaaagatatgctgacgtcattcgttttgtgtttcactaagctaaatctaaattttgtgaaacacaaaacaaatgaCGTTAAATACAAAgccctcaaaaaaattttttttttcaccatatctaacgagcaaacctgttttactgctgcgaaataccgttagatggaataCGAGTATTACTTTGATGCttgtttattttcgagcaaagtacagtcttcacttaaagtattagaatattttggatTACTACATAAaatacggttgctttaataaccatttttttccataaaaattattgcctctaatcaagtgaaccggaTTGTATGTTtaattagtagcatctcttgaaaGAACATCGCAGAAATATCTTTGAGTTTGGCATTCATTTGAATGGAGGAAgttgagtgattttccttttccatcacaatAACGCTGCAGCTCACGCCTTAGCAGttttggtcgcaaaattaatggaaatggaGTTCCAATTCGTTTCGTTTcgttgaagagcaacccgaagccactcaagaacagccattatatccattgaaaacaatcgtaCCCTATGGGCTCGAGGAATCATCGGCGAATACTGTGTCGTTTCAGTTaacaatttatctctcgcctcGGACGAGTGGATTGACCACCAACATTGTGTGATATCGCACCTTTGGTCTTTTGTTTGTGGGATATGTaaagtttaaatgctttgtggagaCACCGGCTACGATTGAGGCAtaggaagccaacattactaatatTATTCACAGGATACCgatcgaagtcctccagcgaatcATTCCAATTTGGTGTGTACGGTAATCTTAAGTTATTTTGTAcgctaaacagtttttttttattattaatttaccacTAAAATTTCCCTCAAGAATTTTCAGTGCAGCCAAACCGACTtcccatttacaaaaattcctTGTCTACAAAGGAAATACTTAGATGTAGGAAAGGATGTGCACCAAAGACATAAACCTTTCCGTGTTTCAGCAACATTTGCTGCCCGGGCAAGCACATAGATTCATGTTTCCAATGTAGCTATGGCAACATTGTTGACAACTGAGTCAATAACGCATTTATTTGTTCGCATTGGCAGAGTAATACAGCGAAGTGCATATAAATATGAGAAGTATatgaaaaatacacttttaACGAAGTTaagcattcatatatttattaatgCGCATTTAAAggcttttcaaatatattttttattttcaatatttatatattttttctctttttattttcaatatttataaattttttctgtttttatttttaatatttatatatttttattcattatttatttattaagcctacatacacatactacgtatatttaaaaatactaatagtaaagataattttttacaCTTAAAAGTACACATTTTCATTAATTCAGCATAGCTTCACATTTATATTGTAagtacataatttttatatttattcattaaaatattccacaaaaagTATGCTCTTGTCAACCTTGTCAATCCTCGAACCAGCATCACCATCAATACAGGGATCCTCGGTGCTGCAGGTGCTGCATAAGCCGTGGATCTAACATATGCGGCTCATTTGGCAAAGTCAGTGTCGACGATGAGCGATGAATTTGTGGAAAACCTTCTCGAGCAGCTGCAGCGGCGGCAACAGCTTGCGATCGTAGCAAATTATTGCGATTCACCTGACGATAGAGGTCGACACCGCGTGGCCGCGAATTGCGACGTAGCGAGTTGTTGAAGGTTATTTGTAAGGATAGACGCTTTTGTGACAAAGTTGCCAATTGTTCAGGCGATAGCTCGATCACTTGCGGGGCAAGCGACGAGGGTATGCTGTACAATGTGTTCGCATTATGAGAACTGTTGTCACTATCGGTGTTCGCACCGTTTTCCATATTGAATATTTGCTCTTCTTTAGTTGTGTTGCCAGCAGCTGAGGCATCCTTCTCAAATATCTTCACCACTGGCATGTGAGGAGAAAGAAGTATGCCAGCTTTTCGGAATTCCTCCAAGGCATCATCATAGGTAGGCAGCCCGGATACGATGGTATACGATGGAAGCGACTCCACCTCATAGTCCGGTGGAAAATGTCGACAAATTTCAACTGGTTCTGGATTGGTGCGATCTGCAAGAAAAACCAGAAAAACAATATTAAtctaatgaataataataaaagcactGGGCGACAAAATGGGGAAGGAAACAAGACAAAAATACGGTAAAGCATTTGTGAAAAAGGaagagtaataaataaatgttaaataattatataattaaaataaatatataaaataaataataactaaaatgtgttaaaaaaaaaaaagtgtatttttataattttatttcttttttttttttgtattcatttaattttattttatttgctatcCTACTGAAATTCTGATGaagatatgccgttaatagtgtaAAACAAcgtcaggcaaatgaccatcacgaccacgcttacaagacaatatccttttcatgaaattttccataaccgaattgcaaagtggctgccctatgtcctcgatagcctcacgaattccatctttgaggtcttgaatcgaccctgggctgttggcgtagaccttctctttcacgtggccccaaagaaaaaagtcacaaggagttaaatcacaagatctcggtggccaattgagaTCACCTCTTTGAgggataacacggtccggaaacttttcccataaaagatcaatggtttcgttgcttgcgtGGCCcgtagcgctgtcttgttgaaaataaacgttaaaaaatcgttaatcatctatcgatagcgcaatctattcacctgtatcacctgttattggaaaaccctttataatagttttgcagttttccaaataatttagaacaaattgggaaaacttgaatatgttgtaaaaattaaatcagctATAGCGCTACATTCAAGGATAAGGTgcattggtcgcagaaacgacaataatcagtggaccatatcccgatcatgtgcagatgactgcgGAATCTGCAGGGGCCTGTGAGAGTTCCCGTGTGCATTCTTGTTTATCCTTGGGGAGGGTTATGAATactttaaacctcttttggttgtaccctcccAATAAGGATTTCGCCCGGCGTAGTgacatagtttggtgccagctaacCTGCCTTAGCCCAAGCTCTTCACttctaagcttctccttgatggtgtgttgtcccatagcaaggaagggctTGAGTCCTATTAATAGCGAGGCCACAGCCTCTCTCgccaatgcgtccgctacttcgttcccagttataccctGTGTCCTGGGACTCAAATTAGCTGGATGCGGTTGTATGTTTCTAGTAGATTCaatttctcgatacactcaaggaccaGTGAAGACTTAATCTCACAGGATGATAGAGACTTGAGTGCCGCCTAACTGTTGGAAATCTCTGTCTAAGTTTATGTCTGCAAATagacagatggcatatatcTGCGCTTGGAAAACTATCCAACGGCACAGATGGCGCAGCGCCTATGTCTTCTGGTGTCTTCGAGCCAGCTATGTAGCAGAGCAGGATATACTCCTGGTGTTTACTTTCAAATGTGGCCCAATATTCTACAGCTCTTCCactttcataatttcatttactatGTAAGTAAGTGTAATGATCCTCCCTTAATGTaaggtaaataaataagtttgctCCCAATTAAGTGTAATGACAGGAATTAACCACCATCCCGCATGTCATCAACTGCATAGTGAAAGGGTGAAATGTTGTCTGCCTATCCATGTACGGACAATAGGTAAGTGATTTAAACCAACCCTATAATTAACAAAAGTCAATGAGAGATTTGAAGATTAAAGGATTAAGTGAGTGCAGGATATGGTGGGCATTTTATTCCGGCTTCGGAGTACTTAGGCAGGCCGCGCTTTGAGTGTTTGTCTATATTTCTCAAAAACTTTATAACATATAAATTGCATCAGACTTTCCCCAAAGAGAGCAAAATTCTTTACAAGAGTCCCAAattacatcatcatcattattgaagtGACGGTCTGGGTCGAACCTTTGCCGTCCTCAATAATTTCGACCAAAAATCTCGATGCTTTGGAGACATCCTCCAAAGATCCAAAAGTCAGTCCAAAGATCTTGGCGTCGTAACTAACTGTGCCAATCTAGGTTTTCTTTTATAAGGCACATAAAGTTTACTATTGTAGatcttttttgcaatttcatttGGGTGCATCCTCAGAATATGTTTGACCCACTTAAGATGTTGAAACTTGAGGTAGTCGGCGATTTGGAAGTAGTTTAGTTCAGCTAGTTGATGTGATCTATCCGTATCGGTTCAAGGATGCGGCGTAGGATTTTTCGCTCAAATATGTTAAGATTTTCTCCATCCGCCTTACGCATCGCAAAtcctaattattgttttttagagTTCCAGCTTCGTTCGCTTAGAAAGAAACGAGGAACATAGAGCCTTGTATACTGAAAAGGAGACCACGTTCCCCGCTTCGAGCCTTGCACTAACTTCCTGTTTACGTTGTTGCGTCCGCAGAGATGATAGTTCCAAGATATTTGAACGATGCCACTTGCTAAAATAAAATCCTCGTGGTCTTCTCATCTCATCTCTATCATCGGGCCATAATGCTCATCAAGTGAGATGAAGCTCATTGAGTTATAAAGCGATTTAATGTTcaagaaattttatatgaacTCTTTAGCTCcgaaatgaataatttttaggCCTTTAAATATGCAACATGAAATCTGTCAATTCTAGTTACATGAGAAGTAGCTGATTTTCATAACTGGGGGAAACAggatattgaaaaatgaaaaaccgtttttatataaaaaaaaatttgatttaaactGTTTCAATGGCCTCAAATATTCAGTTTTCGTATTAGGttcttgattttatttattcgtCGATATTTTGACCTCAATTAGAAGCAAACTtgataaatatgaatatttttcatttctgaGATGACTTTTACTTGAGGTCGAAAGGTTGacgaaaaaataatggaaataatcTTATTTGTTGTTTAATTGTTAAAACGGATTTaagctgaaaaataaaaatacaaaaacaaaaataaattatatttcttcatttcaaattaaaaaaaaattttaatttatattatataaaaaaaatttaatttacataaaaattagttgatataaaaaaaaaaatataaaaaaaaataatttatttaggtatctaaaaaaatttacttatttaatatatataaaaaaaatgtaattcattataaaaaaaatgatttatataaaaaaatataattcatttataaaacaaatgctatttatataaaaacaaaatgtatgtatataaaattttatacatacaaacataaaattttttttatataaaaaatttttttaataaaatttttataaattataaaatttcatacatacatacatttttttttatatgaataattttgtttataattgaattgcattttattatataaatatttttttgtataaatgaattaaattttttatataaatatttttttttataaataaattaaatttacattatatgaaattttatatacatacaattgttttttacataaataatttttttataaatgaattaatttttttcatataaatatttttgtttttattgtattaatgaattacattttttatataaattagtaaatttcatttagataaattaattattattttttatataaataaatttttatgtatattaatataaataaatttttttacataaattcaaaaaaataattttatttgaaatgaagaaatataatttatttgaggtttttttatttttcattatttatttattaacaaaaatatgtatctacaatatataaaacttttttatataaattttgtataaaaaaatcttgCCGACCTTGGGTGAACAGCTTGGCTTGGAGATAAAGATATTAGGTTAGAATACaaacatatgaatatatatattatatattctacTCATAGTTTTCATGTAGGATATAGGACTTAAAAtcctttgtaataatttttatttttgcaaaataatttatCGCACATATTTTATCGAACTTTTCTTTTTGATGCAAATTTGTGCTGCCATCCACACCGCGTTTCACTTCGTAAAATATTATAGCTGAAATCTCTGAGTTACGCCACAAATTTACGGCATATTTCCTTGTGCGCGATATGGTCGCATCTgccatattaaaatattatagagTAATTAAAGCTTTCTATAACTTTCAAATGCATCTCaatcacacaaaaatttaaggAACCATTTCAAATTATTTCCCAGTTTGCCAGATGGCTATTGCCATTTTTCAAACTGTCCGCTTCGGAAAGGTCCAACAACATGTCTAAGACCACCGCATTTACTATGTACGCCATTGGTATGGGAAGGGACTTGGCTCATTCGATCCACCTTTTGCTACTCGCATGTTGCATAAAATAGCTGCCCCACCTTCGGCTATGGCAACCTTGTAGCATAACGCACACgtcacaataaaaaatagtaataaatgtACATTTTAGAATATCATCAATTTCCATCCTCCCACGCCGCAAAGAGATCTCAACGGAGGGTTGACAAAAGCGCTACGCATTGCTATGTGACGTCTGTAATAAAAACATACGTACTTACGGTGGTGTGCTATGAAATAGAGCCACGCTTAAGCAAAGTTTTCAAAGCAAGTAGCTTTAACAAGGGTTCAAGGTATTATTGatttcagttttttgtttttatgtagcACTAAGAGGTGCGTTTTCTTAAGGGTGGCTAAGCTCTCTCGCAGTAAGAAGTTGGAGGAGTTTTTCTTCTAGCAAATTCATGAAAATTGTCAAACGATGCAGTGTTGCATTTATAAAGACAACTTTTTTGcagaataaaatcttaaaataaagCATTTGAAGCCTACAACTATCGAAGCGACAAACTAAATTTAGTGTACGGCATCTTCGCGTATGAGAAACATTCTTATATTCCGGTATTCTTATCCCTATATTTTACAGATTTAATAAGTAGTGTACTTAAGGAGAAATACAAAAATCTGTACAGTTTCATACAGTAAAACAGCAAgggctgccaaagtaagcggcatgttaagtaagctcatggcaaaccttgaaGGTCCAACGCttaacaagcgaaaacttttaatgtacaccacgaactcgattcttttatacggatgcgaaatatgggcagattcgctaatgGTATAATGTCGGCGAAAAActttgcaatctgtgcaacgtatctgcgctctcagagtggcgtCTTCATACAGAGCAATAACTGAAGCAGCGattttagttatcagcggaaccatccctatagatattctaacacaagagcgcaaacggagatgggagacaaacatttcaggaatcccagtaccacgcgtctccgatattagaattcaaacgctcacactttggcaggtaAGTTGAAACTCTGAACGGCATGGTAGATGGActgcgagactaatacccgatctaaaaaagtgggtagaaagaaagcacggtgaggttaactaatacctcacacagtttttgtccggacatgggtcctttcgcaagtatttgagGCGAACGGGAAAAGTGAGCCTGCCAAACTGCATATTATGGaaatactgagtatgatgatgcagAGCATACCTTCTTTAAATGGGAGAGGTagaacatagagagaacagcTCAGCAACGAGCTGTTGGTGCATTTCTacctgaagaaataatcgagaaaatgatgatagatgaaggaaaatggaatgccgtcgcaaatttcgtgTAGGgcattatccgaaaaaagaggcGTGCAATGGaaacttatgctgaagagcattgagtataggtttctcaaaacaggcgacgctggacgcagggtgagtaagtaagtgtgcttcttaggacgccgtcttagccctctacctcgaagaaatgcggaagcagtcccggggtggagggaaaaatccaagagaagaggagagaTATTTtcagtggaatcaccacacaacccaacctcaccgccacatcgccaaaaaaaaatacatatagtaAAACAGCTTtacatgaaatgaaataaattttaacttcGTTTCATCCCACACGCTCCTATGGTAgttgagatattttttatatcatcttTAGAGGAGAATGACACTTTCCGAGAAACACTTCCCCCAAGAGTTtactttaattacatttttcgtACTGCACACTGCTTTTTGGAAGCTGAAGGTATATTTTTGGCATAACGCTGAATCAGTCTTTTACAAAATAGACCTTTTAGatcttttcgtttattttctggTCATTCATATCATAAATTTACCggaattttcgaccactttcaTTTAGCAaccaattttttccttcataaagTCAATTCATTCCAGAAATAAGGAAAAAAGATTATATGACATGCAATTTGAAATCACTTTTTATtcttaatatataatttataaaacaattaatgtaaGCACATCAGCTCTATTTCATCGCTCATCGCTGTATGCCTGTATGTAAGTATTCCAGTGTTCCTGCATTATCCGTGTATGTTTGGTGTTGGGGGGGGGCCCAAATGTTGGACTTAAAAAACGGGGTGCTTTCCGACACGATAACGACAATGTTGTACCCACTCAATTGAATgcgtaaaacaaacaaaagggtGTGAAGCGATGCAGACACAATGAGTTTTAGAGTTGCTCATTTTTAACATTCAACCTTTACACCCTGCTGCCCACCACCTCTAACACCTGCCCTACAAACACACTCcccaaaaatattgtgaaatgcTTTTACGCTTCGAAATATGCAAGATACCAAGCTCAGCATGCAACAAATATTCGAAAACGAGGCAAGACATCTTTGAAGGTGGGCGGCCACATAGCTTAGATTCATAGCATAGACCAAATGACTTGCTCTAGTGACCCTTCCAAGTTTTTTGTTATAGCTTTCTTACTCATTCCCCTTTGCCAGTTGTGTGAGTCATCGTTGGCAGCGCTGGGGAATTCCCCATTAACGGGGATTTCCCAACAATAACCTTTTGGATTACCGAGCAAAACATGTAGTATTTAAATTAGTATGCAAGAAAAGAGCAGTTGTGCCGTTAACAATTTTTGGTAACTCAAAAAGTACGATGATGGAGAGCTCAAGTGTTACTACAATGCAATCATGGGGATGATTTCCGCTACCAGTTTAAGTGAAAGTAGCGTTTTAATCGAAAAAAGTGCACATAAAATGGTGTGGGTTGTGTGGCGTTTTATGTTGGGAAGGTTGCTGGTTTTTACGAGCaaaacgttttgtttttggttggaTGGGGTAATTGTTGGAAGagaatgtttggttttttattgtcgccattttttctttatttaatttggtttattGGAGAATGGTGATGTGTAAAAGCCATTAAATCTACAAtgcatagaattaaaaaaaatatatattaaaaattaaaataaaacagaaaataaaaaaaattatacttgatgagtctaattacatttttttttcaaataattttttatggttttctaccccaatttttctcaaaactatgacGTCACGGCTCAGcggttaaaatcggttaaatTTTGACTGACAAATTTTAgtgtttctgaaaaaattttttttatatacagcaAGTACCTATTAGAAAATTGTTATACGATATAACTGTCAAAATAGTATATGTAAATCTTAAAAAGAATGAACCAAGAGAGAAAACTAACGATTTAAAATGCTGAAAATCCTAGTATTGCGGATTCAAACGGCATAAGTCGTGCAAACTTTCAGCACATAAAGgcattttctctttttgttttctcgaaaatcaCGATTTGAAACACAAGGGGCATGCTTACTTTTAACACAGCATACAAAATTTCCAACTTACGTAGATAAACATATAAGTGTGTATAATAAACTTCTGTACGTGAGTATGACTATGATGGACCAGTTTGGAAGTATTGCTACGGGaatttttgagttttgcaaatacataaaattaacCTAGTAAAAAGTAAAGCACCAGGAGTATATGGGCGTTCGCccataaattatataataataaaacaaaaacaatttcttaattttaaccagctacctacatatgtatattgcagTCATAGGAACACTATTAATGTTGCAACACTAACATGCATATACTTATCatatgttacatacatacatacaacggGTATACGATAAGCTGATCAGCTTAGCTACACATCAATATTTTGAAGCTAcatcaacaagaataaacttagGAAAGCGCCTAAAATGCCACTTCCACACGCATACACTCATATACGtgatagtaaaataaatacaaataataaaatataacaacaaaaagaGAAACACGAACCCAACGTGAAGGTCgccttagtttttatttattttgcggaTGAGAAACCTTATTTGAAGCCAccattgctgttgcttttgttttgggGATTAACTGTGAGAGGGAGCATAAAGTTGTTGTGTACGCAAAGGCAAGAGGGGAAAATGGAAAAGGAGGATGTTGAATGCTGCCATATCAACACCCTCTAAGCAGCTTCTATATGAAATGGGTGTTTGAGAAGTACCGAAGGAGCTATGACAATtgcaaactaaaagaaaaacaaccaCACACCAAACGACCTTGGTAGAGTGAACGCACTCTCTATCGCATTTAAACTCCAAGGCATgcgtatttgtatatatacatatgcacatacatacattacaaACTCTTACTTACATAGGGCGCATATGCAGTGAAAATTAGCCCCAAACGTGCTTTTAAAACTCATACAAGTATATATCCCTCAATGGAAGTATATATCCCATGCTtaaatatacatgcatacatacttatccATAGATAGATTTTTCCTAGTGTTTATTTGGAAACTGGATATGTAAAAGTTTGTATGTGTTCTTTGTTTTGGTGCACAAATTTTGTGTTGACTTGAGCAGATTGAGCGGGAGGAACTTGCCTTAAGTGAAGGTTAAGCTTTTACTATTTCGTTTTAATGTTGCAGTTTCTTCTGTTCGGGCTGTCAACGAGCACATCGGCAATTTTAGTCCTCCTTTTGATATTCCCCAGCAATGCTTAGTGGCGAAGAAAGTAGATTTAAGTAAATTGGCTGGCAATGTTGATGCCCTCTCGtcagttaatttaatttaatgtttagaAGAAAGCAGTTTCTTAAATTATATACCAATAAATGTTTGGTTTTACATGCTctgttggaaaaaatttatcttAAAAACCTTCCTTGGCaaccatatatgtatacaggtatcccttgtataacgcggtcttatacaacgcggtttcgatataacgcgatttggaaaaattaggtttcagtacaacgcgaaatttaggcttatataatgcgaaggggaaaatgcataattataaaatctggtaacactaatttgcgtaccatatatttataatatgtaatgtatttttaatgtaaaccgagAATTACTCTTTTTTGCCTTAGaaagatagaatagatattaatctagcaccttattacgaaattgaaaaggagcttaaaaaaaccacccaccaaaaactgataacagattttgcaattataaaaccagtagaagaaccacaaggtcccacaactagtttcttatccaatagcgaaaactatgttgaagaaatatcttctgatgaagctattgctccc is from Anastrepha ludens isolate Willacy chromosome 4, idAnaLude1.1, whole genome shotgun sequence and encodes:
- the LOC128861049 gene encoding uncharacterized protein LOC128861049; amino-acid sequence: MSELQVFTTNYTTTSSQDKLELFELPQNYSILINKLERLALGLDTTFSNLSLDRKDVELAVSGSNEFLDAFGSRVPPSRVIHTRLESDIPAVVSDIWIGVILTLLIVSVIFFICSCFLYHKFQQWKNSYRTNPEPVEICRHFPPDYEVESLPSYTIVSGLPTYDDALEEFRKAGILLSPHMPVVKIFEKDASAAGNTTKEEQIFNMENGANTDSDNSSHNANTLYSIPSSLAPQVIELSPEQLATLSQKRLSLQITFNNSLRRNSRPRGVDLYRQVNRNNLLRSQAVAAAAAAREGFPQIHRSSSTLTLPNEPHMLDPRLMQHLQHRGSLY